TTACCCTACGGCGCACTCCTCTGCCCGGGCAGACTCGCGCGCCCCGCCGCATACGCGTCCGAGCTGGGTTTGCCCGGATCTGTCGGCAGTGAGGCGGTGGGTCCCGGGTAGGTTCCGGCCGCCGCGGTGCGCCGTGACTGGGCCGGGACCGGGGTCTCCGGTCCCGGCGCCGCCGCGATCTCCACCGGCTTCTCCGGCTGCGGTCTGCGGGCCCGGTAGGCCGCGCGGTACGCGGCCGGGGACGAGCCGAGCTGGCGCCGGAAGTGCCCGCGCAGGGCGACCGGCGAACGGAAGCCGCAGCGCCCGGCGACCTCGTCGACCGAGTAGTCGGAGGTCTCCAGGAGCCGCTGGGCCTGCAGCACCCGCTGGGTGATCAGCCACTGCAGGGGAGCGCTTCCGGTGAGGGAGCGGAACCGGCGGTCGAAGGTGCGGCGGCTCATATAGGCGCGCGCGGCGAGGGTCTCCACGTCGAACTGCTCGTGGAGGTGCTCCAGCGCCCAGGCGACGACCTCGGCCAGCGGGTCGGCGCCGATCTCCTCAGGTAAAGACCTGTCGAGGTAGCGCTCCTGGCCGCCGCTGCGGCGCGGCGGGACCACGAGTCTGCGGGCGAGCGCTCCGGCCGCCTCGTTGCCGTGGTCCGTGCGCACGATGTGCAGACACAGGTCGATACCGGCCGCGGTCCCGGCGCTCGTCAGGACGTCACCGTCGTCCACGAAGAGCTCGCGCGGGTCCACGTGGACCGACGGGTAGCGCTTGGCCAGCGTCGGCGCGTACATCCAGTGGGTGGTCGCCGGCCGGCCGTCGAGCAGGCCGGCCGCGGCGAGCACGAAGGCGCCGGTGCACAGTCCGACGATGCGCGCGCCTTCCTCGTGCGCGCGGCGCAGCGCGTCGAGGGCTTCCTCCGGTGGCGGCGAGGTGATCGACCGCCACGCGGGCACGACGACGGTGCCCGCCCGCGAGATCGCGTCGAGCCCGTGGGGCGCGGTGAGTTCGAGGCCGCCCGTCGTGCGCAGCGGGCCTTCCTCGCCGGCGGACACCAGCAGCCGGTAACGCGGTACCCCGGCGTCCTGGCGGTCGATGCCGAACACGGAGAGCGGAATGGAACTTTCGAAGATGGGTCCGCCGCTGAACAGCAGCACCGCGACTATTTCCCGGCGGCGTCGCCCGGAAAGCTTCCGAGCTGCGGCCTCCGGCGCAGCAGTGGAGTCGTGGCTCATCCCGCTAAGCCCCCCTCGGTGGTCGCGGCGCCCTTTGTAGTGTGACGGGCTTGTCGCTCCAGCACGTTTCCCCTCGGTCCTGCAGAGTCCCCCGCCGATGGACAGTCATGATCGAATCTACTGTGTCCGGTGGTCTCGTCGTGACCAGTTGAGGATCCGGCAGATTGTCGACATGGCAACTTGGCGTGAAGCATTCGATCACGAAGCGTGGCACTCAGGGGCGTTGCAGGGAAGTGCGCCTCAACTCAGTGGCCGGTCCCCGTAGGGTGCAAGCGCCTTCTACGGTCCTTTCATGCCTGGTGGCGCGGGGGTTGGAGGCGGGTGACGGCAAGAAATGCATGGCCGGGCGAAGTTGGCTGAAAATATACGCAGTAGTGCGCGGGAACCAGTCAGCCCCCCGGCGCACATCATCCCGTGCGGCGACCGCCCTTGCGCGC
The DNA window shown above is from Streptomyces sp. NBC_01445 and carries:
- a CDS encoding helix-turn-helix domain-containing protein, with amino-acid sequence MSHDSTAAPEAAARKLSGRRRREIVAVLLFSGGPIFESSIPLSVFGIDRQDAGVPRYRLLVSAGEEGPLRTTGGLELTAPHGLDAISRAGTVVVPAWRSITSPPPEEALDALRRAHEEGARIVGLCTGAFVLAAAGLLDGRPATTHWMYAPTLAKRYPSVHVDPRELFVDDGDVLTSAGTAAGIDLCLHIVRTDHGNEAAGALARRLVVPPRRSGGQERYLDRSLPEEIGADPLAEVVAWALEHLHEQFDVETLAARAYMSRRTFDRRFRSLTGSAPLQWLITQRVLQAQRLLETSDYSVDEVAGRCGFRSPVALRGHFRRQLGSSPAAYRAAYRARRPQPEKPVEIAAAPGPETPVPAQSRRTAAAGTYPGPTASLPTDPGKPSSDAYAAGRASLPGQRSAP